A region from the Microbacterium lacus genome encodes:
- a CDS encoding hemolysin family protein, which translates to MDYVMLGVGLLLTVGTGLFVASEFALVNLDRADLEARRDAGESRLSLTISALRITSTHLSSAQLGITLTTLLTGYAMEPAISNLLRPVFTAWGMPPSLVSPLAVIIAITIATVLSMILGELVPKNFALAIPRQTAKLVMPFQVAFTTVFRPAIVVLNGSANGVLRMIGIEPKEELSGARTAEELSSLVRRSASAGVLEEDTATLLNRSLTFARLSAADVMTPRPSIHALSVEDSADDVIQLARRTGHSRFPVYDESMDDITGIVHLKAAVGVPRGRRADVPAAALATEPLRVPEAVHLDTLVAELRARGYQMAIVVDEYGGTAGVVTLEDLVEEIVGEVLDEHDRRRAGIVRTDTSVTFPGDLRPDEVLDRTGIRIPEGDVYDTVGGYIMSVLERIPVVGDRVEVEDGTLDVQRMDGRRIDRVRFTHTPTADQREAAEAGERS; encoded by the coding sequence ATGGATTACGTCATGCTCGGCGTGGGGCTCCTGCTCACGGTCGGCACCGGTCTCTTCGTCGCCAGCGAGTTCGCGCTGGTCAACCTCGATCGCGCCGATCTGGAAGCGCGACGGGATGCCGGTGAATCGCGTCTCTCGCTGACGATCAGCGCTCTGCGCATCACCTCGACGCACCTCTCCAGCGCGCAGCTCGGCATCACTCTGACCACGCTCCTGACCGGTTATGCGATGGAGCCGGCGATCTCGAACCTGCTCCGACCCGTGTTCACCGCATGGGGCATGCCCCCGAGCCTCGTCTCGCCGCTCGCGGTGATCATCGCGATCACGATCGCGACCGTGCTGTCGATGATCCTCGGCGAGCTCGTGCCGAAGAACTTCGCACTCGCGATCCCGCGGCAGACCGCCAAGCTCGTCATGCCCTTCCAGGTCGCGTTCACGACGGTGTTCCGTCCCGCGATCGTCGTCCTCAACGGCAGCGCGAACGGCGTGCTGCGGATGATCGGGATCGAGCCGAAGGAGGAGCTCTCGGGCGCACGCACCGCCGAGGAGCTGTCGAGCCTCGTCCGCCGGTCGGCTTCGGCCGGCGTGCTCGAGGAGGACACGGCCACTCTGCTGAACCGCAGCCTCACGTTCGCCCGGCTGAGCGCCGCCGACGTGATGACGCCGCGGCCCAGCATCCACGCGCTCTCCGTCGAGGATTCCGCCGACGACGTGATCCAGCTCGCCCGCCGCACCGGCCACAGCCGGTTCCCCGTGTATGACGAGTCGATGGACGACATCACCGGCATCGTGCACCTGAAGGCCGCCGTCGGCGTCCCGCGCGGGCGCCGGGCCGACGTCCCCGCCGCGGCGCTCGCGACGGAACCGCTGCGCGTGCCCGAAGCCGTGCACCTGGACACCCTCGTCGCCGAGCTCCGTGCCCGCGGTTACCAGATGGCGATCGTCGTGGACGAGTACGGCGGCACCGCCGGCGTCGTCACCCTCGAGGACCTCGTGGAGGAGATCGTGGGCGAAGTGCTCGACGAGCACGACCGCCGCCGCGCGGGCATCGTGCGCACCGACACGTCGGTCACCTTCCCCGGCGATCTCCGACCCGATGAGGTGCTCGATCGCACCGGCATCCGCATTCCCGAAGGCGACGTGTACGACACCGTGGGCGGCTACATCATGAGCGTGCTCGAGCGCATCCCGGTCGTCGGCGACCGGGTCGAGGTGGAGGACGGGACGCTGGACGTGCAGCGCATGGACGGCCGGCGCATCGACCGCGTCCGCTTCACGCACACCCCGACCGCGGACCAGCGCGAGGCGGCCGAGGCGGGTGAGCGCTCATGA
- a CDS encoding ADP/ATP-dependent (S)-NAD(P)H-hydrate dehydratase, with protein MLGQDRPAPWTRADAARVLRRPTDEDDKYSRGVLGVRTGSERYPGAAVLGVEAAWRTGIGMVRYLGPDRPTALVLQRRPETVAAAGRVQAWLIGSGTDAGDRSDAETEALAEILAGAEPVVVDAGALDLVGPSRAPRVITPHDREHARLRARLGFGPEKGRTDAERAASALQTAAALGAAVVLKGAVTIVAAPDGWVRSVQVGTPWLATAGTGDVLAGAIGAVIAGAEPGTTPAAAAATGVWLHGRAASLAAGRLGPAGGPITALDVAEALPYAVAETSS; from the coding sequence ATGCTCGGACAGGACAGGCCCGCACCGTGGACGAGGGCGGACGCCGCGCGCGTCCTGCGAAGGCCAACCGACGAGGACGACAAGTATTCCCGCGGGGTCCTCGGCGTCCGCACCGGCTCCGAGCGCTATCCGGGAGCCGCGGTCCTCGGCGTGGAGGCAGCGTGGCGCACCGGGATCGGCATGGTCCGATATCTCGGCCCCGACCGGCCGACCGCGCTCGTGCTGCAGCGTCGCCCCGAGACGGTGGCCGCGGCCGGTCGCGTGCAGGCGTGGCTCATCGGCTCGGGAACCGACGCGGGTGACAGATCGGATGCCGAGACGGAGGCGCTCGCGGAGATCCTGGCGGGTGCGGAGCCGGTCGTCGTCGATGCGGGTGCCTTGGACCTCGTCGGACCGTCTCGTGCCCCGCGGGTGATCACCCCGCACGACCGGGAGCACGCGCGCCTGCGGGCGCGGCTCGGATTCGGGCCGGAGAAGGGCCGGACGGATGCCGAGCGAGCGGCATCCGCTCTGCAGACGGCGGCGGCGCTCGGCGCGGCGGTCGTGCTCAAGGGCGCGGTCACGATCGTGGCCGCGCCGGATGGCTGGGTGCGCTCCGTCCAGGTGGGCACGCCGTGGCTCGCGACGGCCGGCACGGGCGATGTGCTCGCCGGCGCGATCGGCGCCGTGATCGCCGGGGCGGAACCGGGCACGACACCGGCCGCGGCCGCGGCGACGGGGGTCTGGCTGCACGGTCGCGCAGCGAGCCTCGCCGCCGGCCGTCTCGGGCCTGCGGGCGGTCCGATCACGGCGCTCGATGTCGCCGAGGCGCTTCCGTACGCGGTGGCCGAGACGTCGTCCTGA
- a CDS encoding hemolysin family protein, whose translation MSDWAGIAWLFVLLAFNAFFVGAEFAVISARRSQIEPLAEKGSRAAKTALYAMEHATLMLATSQLGITICSLLILNVSEPAIHHLLAEPLGLTGLAEGTVDVIAFVVALLLVSYLHVVFGEMVPKNLAFSVPDRAVLMLATPLVWVSRLFHPVIVSLNWIANHIVRLFRVEPKDEAASTFTLEEVTTIVNQSRIEGILDDSAGTVSAALEFTDKKASDIAVPLSQLVTLPETVTPATIEKAVARYGFSRYVIVDAEQSPVGYVHLKDILRAAEGPDAPEDVARSIPSKRIHQMVPVLETTDLEDALALMRRAGRHLARVRDTEGRTTGVLFLEDIIEELIGEVQDATRRRA comes from the coding sequence ATGAGCGACTGGGCAGGCATCGCGTGGCTGTTCGTGCTGCTGGCGTTCAACGCGTTCTTCGTCGGCGCGGAGTTCGCCGTCATCTCGGCGCGCCGTTCGCAGATCGAACCGCTTGCCGAGAAGGGTTCGCGCGCCGCGAAGACCGCGCTGTACGCGATGGAGCACGCCACGCTCATGCTCGCGACGAGCCAGCTGGGCATCACGATCTGCTCGCTGCTGATCCTGAACGTCTCGGAGCCGGCGATCCACCACCTGCTCGCGGAGCCGCTCGGACTCACCGGGCTCGCCGAGGGCACCGTCGACGTCATCGCGTTCGTCGTCGCTCTCCTGCTCGTGTCGTACCTGCACGTCGTCTTCGGTGAGATGGTGCCGAAGAACCTCGCGTTCTCCGTGCCGGACCGTGCCGTGCTGATGCTCGCGACCCCGCTCGTCTGGGTCTCCCGGCTGTTCCACCCGGTGATCGTGTCGCTCAACTGGATCGCCAACCACATCGTTCGGCTGTTCCGCGTCGAGCCGAAGGACGAGGCCGCGTCGACCTTCACGCTCGAGGAGGTCACCACGATCGTGAACCAGTCGCGCATCGAGGGCATCCTCGACGACTCGGCCGGAACGGTGTCGGCGGCGCTGGAGTTCACCGACAAGAAGGCGAGCGACATCGCGGTGCCGCTCAGCCAGCTCGTGACCCTGCCCGAGACGGTCACCCCGGCGACGATCGAGAAGGCGGTCGCGCGGTACGGCTTCTCGCGGTACGTGATCGTGGATGCCGAGCAGTCGCCGGTCGGGTACGTCCACTTGAAGGACATCCTGCGTGCGGCGGAGGGGCCGGACGCGCCGGAGGACGTGGCGCGGTCGATTCCGAGCAAGCGCATCCACCAGATGGTTCCCGTGCTCGAGACGACCGACCTCGAGGACGCGCTCGCGCTCATGCGACGCGCGGGGCGCCACCTCGCGCGCGTGCGGGACACGGAGGGGCGGACCACCGGCGTGCTGTTCCTCGAGGACATCATCGAGGAGCTCATCGGCGAAGTGCAGGACGCGACGCGCCGCCGCGCATGA
- a CDS encoding multifunctional oxoglutarate decarboxylase/oxoglutarate dehydrogenase thiamine pyrophosphate-binding subunit/dihydrolipoyllysine-residue succinyltransferase subunit, whose protein sequence is MSSQVTGVGVSSEGEFGANEWLVEELYEQYTADKNSVDKAWWPILEAYRPADGTPAPDAAPPAPAASTTQPAAAAPSAPPTQTRSEGAAPSDAHPVTAPIPVVGSQPVARTTARPAARQPIPAQAPTAAPSAGAANSEEDKVTVLKGMTKTLAVNMDESLTVPTATSVRTIPAKLMIDNRIVINNHMSRTRGGKVSFTHLIGWALIRALKEFPSQNVFYAEIDGKPSVVAPAHINLGIAIDLPKPDGTRALLVPSLKRADTLTFNEYLASYEDLVTRARNNKLTAADFQGTTISLTNPGGIGTVHSVPRLMKGQGCIVGAGALEYPAEFQGASEKTLNELAIGKTITLTSTYDHRVIQGAGSGEFLKKVHELLIGQRNFYEDIFAALRIPYAPIHWGSDINVDLAERVDKTARVQELINSFRVRGHLMADIDPLEYVQRTHPDLEIENHGLTFWDLDREFVTGGFGGKRQMKLRDILGVLRDSYCRTIGIEYMHIQDPTQRQWFQENVELKYQKPGHDEQLRILSKLNEAEAFETFLQTKYVGQKRFSLEGGESLIPLLDEILQGAAEAGLDGAAIGMAHRGRLNVLTNIAGKTYGQVFREFEGSVAVGSKSGSGDVKYHLGTEGTFVDDRGEELPVYLAANPSHLETVDGVLEGIVRAKQDRKPIGTFAWLPILVHGDAAFAGQGVVVETLQMSQLRGYRTGGTIHVVVNNQVGFTTVPQDARTSVYATDVAKTIQAPIFHVNGDDPEAVVRVSQIAFAYRQRFHRDVVIDLVCYRRRGHNEGDDPSMTQPLMTNLIEAKRSVRRLYVEALVGRGDITEEEYEQAKRDFQNGLEIAFAETHAAETGTNQVVEDTAVEQAVGAPETTGVSREIVHMIGDAFVNKPEGFTVHAKLQQLLEKRLDMSRNGGIDWGFSELLAFGSLLVEGTAVRLAGQDSRRGTFVQRHSVLHDRANGQEWIPLTNLGENQGRFWVYDSLLSEYAALAFEYGYSVERADALVLWEAQFGDFVNGAQSVLDEFISSAEQKWGQQSSVVLLLPHGYEGQGPDHSSARIERYLQMCAQDNMTVARPSTPASYFHLLRRQAYARPRRPLIVFTPKAMLRLRGATSPVEDFLGGRFEPVLDDDRNLDRASVKRVLLHAGKIHWDLKAELEKNPNPEIALVRLEQYYPAPIEELNAVLDTYPDAELYWVQDEPENQGAWPFIALEVVKHLHGRTIRRISRASAASTATGSPKVHAVEQAAILNKALTL, encoded by the coding sequence GTGTCGAGCCAGGTCACGGGCGTCGGGGTGTCGAGCGAAGGCGAGTTCGGAGCCAATGAGTGGCTCGTCGAAGAACTCTACGAGCAGTACACGGCCGACAAGAACTCAGTAGACAAGGCCTGGTGGCCGATCCTCGAGGCCTACCGGCCCGCGGACGGGACGCCGGCACCGGATGCCGCTCCCCCCGCGCCGGCGGCATCCACGACGCAGCCGGCAGCGGCCGCCCCGTCGGCCCCGCCCACCCAGACCCGCTCGGAGGGCGCCGCCCCGAGCGACGCCCACCCGGTGACGGCCCCGATCCCTGTCGTCGGAAGTCAGCCGGTCGCCCGGACGACGGCACGTCCCGCGGCCCGCCAGCCGATCCCGGCCCAGGCGCCGACCGCGGCGCCGTCCGCGGGAGCGGCGAACTCGGAAGAAGACAAGGTCACCGTCCTCAAGGGCATGACCAAGACGCTCGCGGTCAACATGGACGAGTCGCTGACCGTCCCGACCGCCACGAGCGTGCGGACGATCCCGGCCAAGCTGATGATCGACAACCGCATCGTGATCAACAACCACATGTCGCGCACCCGCGGCGGCAAGGTGAGTTTCACGCACCTGATCGGGTGGGCGCTCATCCGCGCTCTCAAGGAGTTCCCGAGTCAGAATGTCTTCTACGCCGAGATCGACGGCAAGCCGTCGGTCGTCGCACCCGCGCACATCAACCTCGGCATCGCGATCGACCTGCCCAAGCCGGACGGGACGCGCGCGCTCCTCGTGCCGAGCCTGAAGCGCGCCGACACGCTCACGTTCAACGAGTACCTGGCCTCGTACGAGGACCTCGTCACGCGCGCCCGGAACAACAAGCTCACCGCCGCGGACTTCCAGGGGACGACGATCTCGCTGACCAACCCCGGTGGCATCGGCACGGTCCATTCCGTCCCGCGTCTGATGAAGGGGCAGGGCTGCATCGTCGGTGCCGGTGCCCTGGAGTACCCGGCCGAGTTCCAGGGGGCGAGCGAGAAGACCCTCAACGAGCTCGCGATCGGCAAGACGATCACGCTGACGAGCACGTACGACCACCGCGTCATCCAGGGTGCGGGCTCCGGCGAGTTCCTGAAGAAGGTGCACGAGCTCCTCATCGGCCAGCGCAACTTCTACGAGGACATCTTCGCCGCGCTCCGCATCCCGTACGCCCCGATCCACTGGGGCAGCGACATCAACGTCGACCTCGCCGAGCGCGTGGACAAGACCGCTCGCGTGCAGGAGCTCATCAATTCGTTCCGGGTCCGCGGTCACCTGATGGCCGACATCGATCCGCTCGAGTACGTGCAGCGCACGCACCCCGACCTCGAGATCGAGAACCACGGACTGACGTTCTGGGACCTCGACCGCGAATTCGTCACCGGCGGATTCGGCGGCAAGCGCCAGATGAAGCTCCGTGACATCCTCGGGGTGCTGCGCGACTCCTACTGCCGCACGATCGGCATCGAGTACATGCACATCCAGGACCCGACGCAGCGTCAGTGGTTCCAGGAGAACGTCGAGCTGAAGTACCAGAAGCCCGGCCACGACGAGCAGCTCCGCATCCTCAGCAAGCTCAACGAGGCCGAGGCGTTCGAGACGTTCCTGCAGACGAAGTACGTCGGCCAGAAGCGGTTCAGCCTCGAGGGCGGCGAATCCCTCATCCCGCTCCTGGACGAGATCCTGCAGGGCGCGGCCGAGGCCGGGCTGGACGGTGCCGCGATCGGAATGGCCCACCGCGGTCGTCTGAACGTGCTGACCAACATCGCCGGCAAGACCTACGGACAGGTCTTCCGCGAATTCGAGGGCTCGGTCGCCGTCGGCAGCAAGAGCGGTTCCGGAGACGTGAAGTACCACCTCGGCACCGAGGGCACGTTCGTGGACGACCGCGGCGAAGAGCTGCCGGTCTACCTCGCCGCGAACCCCTCGCACCTCGAGACCGTCGACGGCGTGCTCGAGGGCATCGTCCGCGCCAAGCAGGACCGCAAGCCCATCGGCACGTTCGCCTGGCTCCCGATCCTCGTCCACGGCGACGCGGCGTTCGCAGGGCAGGGCGTGGTCGTCGAGACGCTGCAGATGTCGCAGCTGCGCGGGTACCGCACGGGCGGCACGATCCACGTGGTCGTGAACAACCAGGTGGGCTTCACCACCGTGCCGCAGGACGCGCGCACCTCGGTGTACGCGACGGATGTCGCCAAGACGATCCAGGCGCCGATCTTCCATGTGAACGGCGACGACCCGGAGGCCGTGGTCCGCGTGTCGCAGATCGCGTTCGCGTACCGCCAGCGCTTCCACCGCGACGTCGTGATCGACCTGGTCTGCTACCGCCGACGCGGCCACAACGAGGGGGACGACCCCTCGATGACGCAGCCCCTCATGACGAACCTCATCGAGGCGAAGCGCTCGGTCCGGCGCCTGTACGTCGAGGCGCTCGTCGGTCGCGGCGACATCACCGAAGAGGAGTACGAGCAAGCCAAGCGCGACTTCCAGAACGGCCTGGAGATCGCCTTCGCCGAGACGCACGCGGCAGAGACCGGAACGAATCAGGTCGTCGAGGACACGGCGGTCGAGCAGGCGGTCGGGGCTCCGGAGACGACGGGGGTCTCTCGCGAGATCGTGCACATGATCGGCGACGCGTTCGTGAACAAGCCGGAAGGCTTCACGGTGCACGCCAAGCTCCAGCAGCTCCTCGAGAAGCGGCTGGACATGAGCCGCAACGGCGGAATCGACTGGGGCTTCTCCGAACTCCTCGCGTTCGGCTCACTGCTCGTGGAGGGCACGGCCGTCCGCCTCGCCGGGCAGGACTCCCGCCGCGGCACGTTCGTGCAGCGCCACTCGGTCCTGCACGACCGCGCGAACGGGCAGGAATGGATCCCGCTGACGAACCTCGGCGAGAACCAAGGCCGGTTCTGGGTCTATGACTCGCTGCTGAGCGAGTACGCCGCCCTCGCGTTCGAGTACGGCTACTCGGTCGAGCGCGCAGACGCACTCGTGCTCTGGGAGGCGCAGTTCGGCGACTTCGTCAACGGCGCGCAGTCGGTGCTGGACGAGTTCATCTCCTCGGCCGAGCAGAAATGGGGCCAGCAGTCCAGCGTCGTGCTCCTGCTCCCCCACGGCTACGAGGGCCAGGGACCCGACCACTCGTCGGCGCGCATCGAGCGCTACCTGCAGATGTGCGCGCAGGACAACATGACGGTCGCCCGGCCGTCCACGCCCGCGTCGTACTTCCACCTGCTGCGCCGTCAGGCGTACGCCCGCCCGCGCCGGCCGCTCATCGTCTTCACGCCCAAGGCGATGCTGCGCCTGCGGGGAGCCACGAGCCCGGTCGAGGACTTCCTCGGCGGACGTTTCGAACCGGTGCTGGACGACGACCGGAACCTGGACCGCGCGTCCGTCAAGCGCGTCCTTCTGCACGCCGGCAAGATCCACTGGGATCTGAAGGCGGAATTGGAGAAGAACCCGAACCCGGAGATCGCCCTCGTGCGCCTGGAGCAGTACTACCCGGCACCGATCGAGGAGCTCAACGCGGTCCTGGACACGTATCCGGACGCGGAGCTGTACTGGGTGCAGGACGAGCCCGAGAACCAGGGCGCCTGGCCGTTCATCGCGCTCGAGGTCGTCAAGCACCTGCACGGCCGGACGATCCGTCGGATCTCGCGCGCATCGGCGGCCTCGACGGCGACGGGTTCGCCGAAGGTGCACGCGGTCGAGCAGGCGGCGATCCTGAACAAGGCCCTCACCCTCTGA
- a CDS encoding NADH:flavin oxidoreductase/NADH oxidase, which translates to MSILFSPLTIGPVTARNRLWVAPMCQYSAIDGVPQEWHHTHLAQFASGGAGIVIAEATAVSPEGRISPEDVGLWNDAQRDAWAPIATAIRARGALAGIQLSHAGRKASTWSPFSGHRGSVPETEGGWPTLAPSAIAFGRYAEPAAMDAEQIDRVVSDFAAAAARAVEAGFEVIEVHAAHGYLLHQFLSPLSNVRDDEYGGSLQNRARLLLRVVDAVRDAAPGVALLVRFSASDWAQGGWDVPETTEVAGWAAEHGAHFSDISSGGLAAHQEVVIGPGYQVPFASAVRAGAGVPVGAVGLITSGTQAEEILQAGDADAVLAAREWLRDPHFALRASTELGEQIDYWPAQYLRARP; encoded by the coding sequence ATGAGCATCCTGTTCTCACCCCTGACCATCGGGCCCGTCACGGCGCGCAACCGACTCTGGGTCGCGCCGATGTGCCAGTACAGCGCGATCGACGGCGTGCCGCAGGAGTGGCACCACACGCACCTCGCGCAGTTCGCGTCCGGCGGCGCCGGAATCGTGATCGCCGAGGCGACGGCCGTATCCCCCGAGGGCCGGATCTCGCCCGAGGACGTCGGATTGTGGAACGACGCCCAGCGCGACGCATGGGCCCCGATCGCGACGGCGATCCGCGCGCGTGGCGCCCTCGCCGGCATCCAGCTGAGTCACGCCGGCCGCAAGGCCTCGACCTGGTCGCCGTTCTCGGGGCACCGCGGTTCGGTGCCCGAGACCGAGGGCGGGTGGCCGACCCTCGCGCCGTCGGCGATCGCGTTCGGCCGGTATGCCGAGCCGGCGGCGATGGATGCCGAGCAGATCGATCGGGTCGTCTCCGACTTCGCCGCCGCCGCCGCACGTGCCGTCGAGGCCGGCTTCGAGGTGATCGAGGTCCACGCCGCTCACGGATACCTGCTGCACCAGTTCCTCTCCCCGCTGTCGAACGTGCGCGACGACGAGTACGGCGGGTCGCTGCAGAACCGGGCACGCCTGCTGCTGCGCGTGGTCGACGCGGTTCGGGATGCCGCGCCCGGCGTCGCGCTGCTGGTGAGGTTCTCGGCATCCGACTGGGCGCAGGGCGGCTGGGACGTTCCCGAGACGACCGAGGTCGCGGGCTGGGCGGCCGAGCACGGCGCGCATTTCTCCGACATCTCCAGCGGCGGACTCGCCGCGCACCAGGAGGTCGTGATCGGACCCGGTTATCAGGTGCCCTTCGCGTCCGCCGTGCGGGCCGGTGCCGGCGTGCCGGTCGGCGCCGTGGGCCTGATCACCTCGGGCACGCAGGCCGAAGAGATCCTGCAGGCCGGGGACGCCGACGCGGTCCTGGCCGCGCGCGAGTGGCTGCGCGACCCGCACTTCGCCCTGCGCGCGTCGACCGAACTGGGCGAACAGATCGACTACTGGCCCGCCCAGTACCTCCGCGCCCGCCCCTGA
- a CDS encoding GuaB1 family IMP dehydrogenase-related protein, whose protein sequence is MEFYGEKPDVDLTYSDVFLVPRHSDVTSRLDVDLAPNDGTPATIPLVSANMNSVTGARLAATLARRGGLGVLPQDMPLQELDAAIRWVKDQPVRWDTPLVLPGDATVADAARLLPATEGHGIVVADTTGKRLHIDDVQGIVPAIRLGSALPDARLGDLVRGRTASLDADDVESARHAFDLLVAADAETVCVLHHGFVVGTLSRRSALRSTLYRPAVDGSGRLGVAAAVGINGDVAAKAQALAAAGVDVLVVDTAHGHQDGMLRALRTVADLDLGIPIAAGNIVTADGVQDLVRAGATILKVGVGPGAMCTTRMMTAVGRPQFSAVLETAEAARVLGAHVWADGGVRYPRDVALALAAGAASVMIGSWFAGTIEAPGELLVDEAGRAYKESWGMASTKAVHGRFGRLDPYELARKELFAEGISSSKIYLDPLRPGLEDLLDMITSGVRSSFTYAGASSVAEFRERARVGLQSAAGYEEGKALPVSW, encoded by the coding sequence ATGGAGTTCTACGGCGAGAAGCCCGATGTCGATCTGACCTACTCCGATGTCTTCCTGGTGCCGCGGCACTCCGACGTCACCAGTCGCCTGGACGTCGACCTGGCGCCGAACGACGGCACGCCGGCGACGATCCCGCTCGTCTCCGCGAACATGAACTCCGTCACGGGCGCGCGCCTGGCAGCGACCCTCGCTCGTCGCGGCGGGCTCGGGGTGCTGCCGCAGGACATGCCGCTGCAGGAGCTCGACGCGGCGATCCGCTGGGTGAAGGACCAGCCGGTGCGCTGGGACACGCCGCTGGTGCTGCCGGGGGATGCGACCGTGGCGGATGCCGCGCGCCTGTTGCCCGCCACCGAGGGCCACGGCATCGTCGTCGCCGACACCACAGGCAAGCGCCTGCACATCGACGACGTGCAGGGGATCGTCCCGGCCATCCGGCTCGGATCGGCGCTGCCGGACGCGCGCTTGGGAGATCTCGTCCGCGGACGGACGGCATCCCTCGACGCCGACGACGTGGAGAGCGCCCGGCACGCGTTCGACCTGCTCGTCGCCGCGGATGCCGAGACCGTCTGCGTCCTGCACCACGGCTTCGTCGTGGGGACGCTGTCGCGCCGCAGCGCGCTGCGCTCGACGCTGTACCGACCGGCCGTCGACGGGTCGGGGCGCCTGGGTGTCGCCGCGGCGGTCGGCATCAACGGCGATGTGGCGGCGAAGGCGCAGGCGCTGGCCGCCGCCGGTGTCGACGTGCTCGTCGTCGACACGGCCCACGGGCACCAGGACGGCATGCTCCGGGCGCTGCGCACCGTCGCCGACCTCGATCTCGGCATCCCGATCGCCGCGGGCAACATCGTGACCGCCGACGGCGTGCAGGACCTCGTCCGCGCCGGCGCGACGATCCTCAAGGTCGGCGTGGGTCCGGGCGCGATGTGCACGACCCGCATGATGACCGCCGTCGGCCGCCCGCAGTTCTCCGCCGTGCTCGAGACGGCGGAGGCCGCGCGCGTGCTCGGCGCGCACGTCTGGGCCGACGGGGGCGTCCGCTACCCCCGGGACGTCGCCCTCGCGCTCGCGGCGGGAGCGGCATCCGTCATGATCGGCTCGTGGTTCGCCGGGACGATCGAGGCTCCGGGCGAGCTCCTGGTCGATGAGGCGGGGCGCGCCTACAAGGAGTCCTGGGGCATGGCATCGACCAAGGCCGTGCACGGCCGGTTCGGCCGGCTGGATCCATACGAGCTCGCCCGCAAGGAGCTGTTCGCCGAGGGCATCTCGTCGTCCAAGATCTATCTGGATCCGCTGCGGCCGGGGCTGGAGGATCTGCTCGACATGATCACCTCGGGCGTGCGGTCCTCGTTCACGTACGCCGGCGCTTCCTCGGTCGCCGAGTTCCGCGAGCGTGCCCGCGTCGGTCTGCAGTCCGCCGCCGGGTACGAGGAGGGCAAGGCGCTCCCGGTCTCCTGGTAG
- a CDS encoding thiamine-binding protein, whose product MIVAFSVAPSGAPADAATDAPDGSVHDAVAAAVRVVRASGLPNRTSSMFTEIEGEWDEVFAVVKAATEAVLPFGSRVSLVLKADIRPGWTGEIDGKVARLERALDDGI is encoded by the coding sequence GTGATCGTCGCCTTCTCCGTCGCTCCGAGCGGCGCCCCGGCGGATGCCGCCACCGACGCGCCGGACGGGTCGGTGCACGATGCCGTCGCGGCGGCCGTGCGGGTCGTGCGCGCCTCCGGCCTGCCGAATCGCACGAGCTCGATGTTCACCGAGATCGAGGGGGAGTGGGACGAGGTCTTCGCCGTGGTCAAGGCCGCCACCGAGGCCGTGCTGCCGTTCGGCTCGCGGGTCTCTCTCGTGCTCAAGGCGGACATCCGGCCCGGATGGACCGGCGAGATCGACGGCAAGGTCGCGCGTCTGGAGCGCGCGCTCGACGACGGGATCTGA